Within the Chlorocebus sabaeus isolate Y175 chromosome 19, mChlSab1.0.hap1, whole genome shotgun sequence genome, the region GAAGTAGGTTCCAGCACATGGGGAGGAAAGCGGGTGACCCCGCAAAGGGAAGAGCACACAGCCATGCCCAAGGCATCTCCACCCCACACAAGACCCCACTGCAAGTTATCTGTCAAAACCTCCACCGCACCCACTTTGTTGAGCTGCAAAAGTCTCTTAGGCAGAATCTCTCTAAGATGGGCAGTAGGTCTTCTGGAAAACGCATGGCAATGACAGATACCTCAAAAATTGACCTGTAGGTGCCAAGGCCTGGTATACACCCAACATCACCCTACAAGAGGCCAACTAACCCTGACGCTGAGGCAAATGGCTTTTCGTGAAAGAACGTCAACTACCATGAATGCACAGCATGAATGCAAATGGCAAGGGCATGGTACAAAAGGGCAGTGGGTCTTCACCAGGACACATGGCCTTCCCAGAGCTGTGCTGTGCCAGGTGTTCTGGCTAGGCACAAACATGGAGtgggaggactcaggaaataGTGCTGGTAAGAGCCAACACCACTGGGGGAGGATGCCGACAGCACGCGGGCCCGCTTCTCCTCCCTCCTGGCATGCCCACATAATGctcagtttaaaaacaaacaagcactACAGCGTGTGCCCAGTACAGCCCAGTTGGCTCTAGGCACACCCCTGAATATGTGCAGGGCCAGGACTAGGGAGGGATATACTGGCCCAGCTGTCACTCAGTAGAGACaccttctactttttttcttttttttttttttgagacagagtctcgctgtcgcccaggctggagtgcagcggtgtgatctcagctcactgcaagctccgcctcccgggttcacgccattctcctgcctcagcctcccaagtagctgggactaaaggtgcccgccacatcgcccagctagttttttgtattttttttaatagagacggggtttcaccgtgttagccaggatggtctcaatctcctgacctcgtgatccgccggtctcggcctcccaaagtgctgggattacaggtttgagccaccatgcccggcctccttttttttagacagagtcttgcactgtcgcccaggctggagtgcagtggtgcgatctcggcttaccacaagctctgcctcgcTGGTTCATGccatgcttctgcctcagcttcctgagtagctgggactacaggtgcccgccaccacactcggctaattttttgtatttttagtagagataggatttcaccatgttagccaggatggtctcgatctcctgacctcgtgatccacccccttggcctcccaaagtgctgagattacaggtgtgagccaccgcatctggctgaGGCCTTCTACTTTTAAATCTCACATTTTACTCTATTTGAGTCTTTTCCAATGagcatgtaattttaaaaatcaaagtagatgattacataaataaaataaacatgcccCACCCACACCCGCCACTTGTCACCACTGCTCAGCCCCTCCCTAACCAAGCAGCAAGGCAGACACAGCAGGCAGCATGTATCTTTGACACCCAAGCAAGCATATTACCAGCTTTATTCTTCGCAAGTTTTTTGCTGCTTGCAGTTCCAGATCCGTACGTCACACCATCAATGGTCACTGAGGCACCAAAAGGCTCACTTGGGttctcttaaaattaaaattacttgttTTAAAACATACTAGTCAAGACATTAAAAGCGTGTAGACAGTCTGCCCACAGCGACAGACAAGGCGCAGTCAGGGGCTGTCCCTGAAGAGAGTCAGCCTGTGTTTGACTGCAGAGACCTGGGGTTCCCTGGGACTGGAGATGGGCAGCGGACAGGCAGCAGCAAAGGGCACAGCTGGGAAAGTGGAGGGAAATGCGGCACATGGGAGATGGTGAGCCAGAGGGGCGGCAGAAGGCTGAGGGGCAGAGCCTCCTATGACAGGGACTGAGGTCTATGAAAGACGGACACAGGACTGTCGGAATGGGAAAGCACAAGATGTTGCTTGCCAAAGAAACACCACCCCAAAGGATAAGTGACCCCCAGGCTCCAGCTTCCAAGGGGAAGATAGACTGGTCTTCACAAAGGTGTGTGATGAGGGCGCCCAAGGAAAACAGAGCTGGTGGGAAATGTATGCCCAAGGAACCTTCAGACACCCAGGGGCACCAGGAGACCAGGGAAAGGACCCAGTGCACAGTGGGAAGGACTTGCTTGCAATAAGGCTGTCCATGACAACATAGGATCAGAAACCGGCAAAGCAGATGGGGCAGGACAAAAggaaggtggggagaggggacagaCTAGAAGGGGAAAACAGAGCACCCACTCAGACGGGGCGTGGCTCCAGGAAACCAGCCACCCATCTGTAGCACGTTGCTCTctaccttcccttccctcccatccCAGTAGAGGAGGGCTAGTGGTCAGCgcctgcctccccagccctgacTGAAGTGACACCTTGTGACTCTTTAGGACTGACATGGGGAAGGTTAGACTTACCACATTCAAAGAAATTATAGACAGGGCGGACCTTGAGGACACGCTGCATGTACTCGTGCAGGATGCAGACCTCGGATTTCCCATTGGGGTTAATGACAAACTCTGTGACAAAAAGGATCATCTCAGCAAGTGTGAAACAGTGCCACAAGCCAGCACACAGCTTCCTGTTACCATGTCAGTAACTAGGGGCTCACCACCGTGAATGTGGCAGACCCCTGCATTCATGGGATAAACGTAAGCTTTGAACGAAATGCAACTCATAAAACATGCCCTCAACACATcacattagaaataaaaacacaatcaGTCTGCTGATGTTAAAACACAGAGGCTTATACCTTTCTTTGTGGGTGCATCTTGCACTGATAAAGTAATGAGCTTCTGATTGGCCGGCAAAATGGGCCTCTCGGACTCCGCCTGCTTCCGCTTCATTTCCCGATTGAATTGCCGCCGCTCAGCCCAAGTCCTGAATTTCTTCACAGTAACTTGCTCAAAATCAAAACGCTTCTCCAGGTAGCTTCGAAATTCCTCGAGATCTGTCCCAGATTTACCAGAGAACCAAATTACTTAACTTCCAACATAGGAGTCAGGTTCTCACAGCCCAGTGCGTGGGGCAGGCCCAGGTCACGTTACATTATTTCCCTTCCCCGTCCCTTTCAAAGGGGAGGGAAGCAAAAGAATGAAGCCCTCCCTACAGCAGCTCAGATTATTCTGGCAGGTCCCTTCCAGATGAATTTCTGAGACGTTCTTTTACTTCATTTGGGGcaagaagaatataaaaataaaaacgaaaaaaGAAAGCTTAAAAAAGTCAGATGGCCTTCGGGACCTCCTCCCTGCATCAAAATAGGTGCCAGAACGCCAGCAGCACCCGGGCTCCATGCGCCCGCCACCTCTGACCACCTCTTTTCCTTCTGGCCATCCTGGCCACCTCTGTAGTCAGCAACACACCCAGGCAGCTCCCTGCACAGGGTCTCGCATTTGTCACATTTCCTCCCGGGCCACTTCCCCATCCTTGGCAAGAGCCCCCATCACAGGCTCTTCTAGGGCACCCCACACTCCACGGAGTTATGAGACAGGCTGGGTAGTGATGTACAGACAAACAGAAACCTAGAAAATGGAAAGTGCTCTTTGAAAGTAATCCAGCAGGTGGGTTCACAGAGACCTGCCGCACCTGAAGAGAGAACTAAGACTTAAATGGTGGGACTAGGCTAAAAGACATGGAAGAGAGAATGGGAAACACCAGTATACATCCAACAGGCAATTGCAGGATTGAAGAGGGAACTGTCCACAAAATGGTGACAGTTTCCCAACACTGAGTCATGGATTAAAGAGGCTCATTGAGCTCATCAAGATAAATCAAAACAATGCCACATGAGCACATCCTACTGAAAAAGCAAGACTTAGGGAAAAATCATACAAACAATCAAAGAGAAAAGGGCCCACTGCCAGTGCCAGCAACCATCTCCCCAGCAGCCTCAGCCATGCAGGCCCTGCAGAGCCCAGGGACAGGAGCCTCGGGTGCTGCGCCCAGGCAGGTTCTTGCAAGGACAGAAAGACAAGCCTTTCAGCCACATCAACAGTGGAGGTGTGCAGCCCCTTGCTGACAAGTACAACTAGGAACAATGATGACCTTCATTAGAAAAACAAAGCTCATGGGTCCCAGGAGGCAAGAAGGGAAGAGTCCTTCAAAACTCACCAACGGATTCGTCTTTGCACACCTCGACTTTGGCCTTCACCTGCCCCAGGGCCCCAGGGGCTGCCTCAGCCCCTAGTGGGTCTTTCTCATCTGGGGGCCCCGGGTCAGCACCCATAGAGTCAGGCTCATCCAGGGGAAACTCCAGCTCTGCAGATCGGCTCAGAGGCTTGACAGGGGACACATCCCCACTAGGGGTGAGGTCACTGCTTTGCTCCCGTTCCTCGTTGTCCTTCATTTTCTTATAATGCAGGCAAGGGATGCTACTCAGAGGAGGGTCGTGTTTCTGTGGATAGTGAAATTGCAATATGGATTACAAGGACAACCCGAGAGTCTGAAACTCTGATGCCTTTCACCGGCCTCTGCTTGGCTGCGGTGCCACGTGTGGGGATGTGCACATTTTGGTCTGAGAACTTACAAGCCTAAAGTCACGACTGATGCCTCCCCTACCCGTATGCTTCCCGTTCCCAAGAAGTATGGCCTGGACCAGGTGACCACCCGAGACTCTCTGTGTAGGTACACTGGGACTCCAGAGTTATGGAATGTCATGATCCACCCGTCGGGCAGCGGTTCTGTAGGTGGGCGGCCACGACCTGCACAGGAAGACAAGAACATCCTATAATCACTGTAAAAACATTTGGAATTGTTGTCACAGCACCTCCTGCACAAGAAATTGTTGGGTACTATGTATGTGTTTATCTGGATCTTCACAAAGAATCGAagttcctctctccttcctcactGCTATGCCTCTAGGCCTAGGACAGATAGCATGTGGCCTGAGGTGGGAATTTACATGTGTCAAACCAGTACATGAAGGAGCACAGAACAGGTCTGTGCAAGATACAAGTCCCAGCCTCAGCTCCTGCCTCCACATCTGGTAAGCATTGTAGACACTGGACTCCTCTCCTGTCTGCCTGGCTGTGGCCAGAGGCGCCTTGGGGCTGGGTGAGCTTTGCTAATAAACTGCATGGCTGTCAGCCACTGCTCCCAGGGACCAGGTGACAAGTCTTCATTGTAACTGAGCTGCACTCTCAGCAGCATACAAAACACTGCTTCAAATGATTCCGTTTCTAAGTCAGTTAAATGCACTACTCTCAACCCCTTCTTTGCTTTATAGCCAGTTGTGAGGAAGAGGTTTATAACTTATCAACTTGACACCTGCCACCAGGCCGACTGCTGGGAAGAGCataaggcaaagatgtaactaaAACTTAACTTTCTCACAGGTATTGGGAAcaaattaaaaacttagaaagaccagcctaggcaacacaacaagaccccgactctacaaaaaccttttaaaaattatccatggccgcacacacctacagtcccagctacttgggaggctgagggggtaggatcacttgagcctgggaggctgaggctgcagtgagctatgatcatgccactgcactccaacctgggtaacagcaagaccccacctcaaaaaaaaaaaaaaattagaaaacagaagaaaacaaattaaatcttaaaaaatatacataagggGGAAAAGGGCCAGTGACTCTCAGGGCCAGGTTCCCACCAAGTGGCCCTGACCCTGGACCTGACACCTGCACCCAGGTCACCATCAGGTGATTATCCAGGAAGGGAGTGTTAAAGGTCAGGGTGCACGCACACTGCGGGGGTGCTCTCCCCACGGAGTCAGGCCCAGATGGAGCTGCCTCCTGCCAGCTTTGGGCTAAGTCAGGAAAAGAAGCAAAGTGAATAAGGAGCCAGGCAAGAGACGGGCCACAGGTCCGCTGGGGCTGCTCCTCTGTGACTGTGAGTGGACACAAAGCTGGCCCAGCCACCTGAGGGAGGGATCCCATGCAGCTGTCCATCTGTGAGCGTCCAGGCATCCAGGCCAGAATGGCTGCTGACTTGTGAGCTGTGCAGGACGAACATGGGTTTACCTTCTGAATGAGCCTGCTGAAACTGCAGCACCAAACCAGCCTCCTAGAGGCCCCGAGGTCAAGCCTCCTGTCCCCAGCCCCAGAAGCTGAAGCCCCAGGTTTACCCTGCCTGCAACCTTCTGGCCCAAAAGCCCTCCTGCTTAACTGCTACCAACACGACATAGGCAGCAACATGTGGCACCTGGCATGGCTGACTTGTCCCCTCAGTGGCCCAAAGAGGATGGCCATGTGCCACCCGCCCCTTGCTTTGCTCCCAGTTGCACCCTACCACCTTCTGCACCCCAGCCCTCAGCCTGCGGTCTCACCTGTGAGCATGAGTCCCCGTGCATCTCTTTAGTCCCTCTACCGAGTCCCACATCTCCACCAAGACCCTCACAGGTGCCTCCAAGCCACCAACTCCAACTCCCCCAACACCTGCACCACATCGACGACAGAGCCTCACAGTGCAACTCTGGGTGCCTCCCAAGTGCTCTCCCCACTGCCCTCAACTCAAAGTTGAGGAAGTGCCACATCTACCAGGGCACTTCCACCCTGCCCACCTGAAGTGCACACACCATGTGTGGCCCAGAAGCCATGTTGTTAAACAAAAATCGGGTAACACCACTTGCTTCTGGTGGCTTCCTATGACACTTGGTACAGAACCAGAACCTGGACCACAACTATCACCTGCCATCTCACTGTGCACCCACCTCTGCCCTTGGCCTGCCTCCACACCCTCCAGCTAACAGTCATGCTGGCTCCTGGCATGCACCAACATCTCCTCCTGACCCCCTCAGAAGTCCCCTCCCATTCCTCTGCACAGTGCCTGCTGCTCTGTGGTTTCCATAGCACACACCAGGATCTGAATCTGGGTCAGGCACCAGGACGTCCTTGCATCCTTACATCCTGTGTTTCCCTCCTCAGACAGGACCGTCCTGTCCTCAAACATGCCTCCACCCAGCGCACTACCTGGCACCAGAGCTCTCTCAAAGCATTTCTGCTAAGGAAGCAACTACCCTTCCACTGCCCTGGAACACCCACCACTTCTGACCCACCCACGTACTTTTGAGCACTGTTTTAATCTTGGTCATCATCGGCTGCACACTCGTCTCTCCATCGGACGGATGGTCGCTGTCTCCGCCATATTTTTCCTCTGTTCGCCTCTTTTTGGGGGCACAAAGGCCTTCTTCCAGCAGAGCATCCACATCGTTGTCAAAGTCATCCTGAAAAACACGCTGTTCAGACACCAGAGCCCCCGGCGCTCATGCTCCTGCACCAGGAGAGCTCAACAGCATTCCTGAGAACAGACACAGAAAGGAGGTGCTCTCACGGGGCCTAGATGTGCCCTTAGGGTGCATGatcatctgaaaaacaaatgggATGAAGCTACCAGCTGACACCAACACGCCTGGTCCAGGGGCACACACTGCCAAGGAGTGTCTCAGCAGCACCTGTTGCCTCAGGTGCTGGATCAGGGGTGCAAGGCCTATCCATGGGCCAAACTTTTcattaggaaattttaaaaatgtggactccttacatctttctcttctccacAATAACATTATTCCACCTCAGAGACgattttggctttttttctttttaaatttccctgCTTTCAAAAGATGCTGCAATTTCCAAATCTCTCTTTGGGTTTTGCTAAGAGCCCTCTAAAGGAGGGGCTGCCAACATACCTCGTAGGGGAAATTCAAGGCCTCTTCATCCACTCTGTCTCTCTGAACGATTGCTTTAGCCGTGAACCCGCCTGCTCCTTCTTCATCTAGCTCCAAATTGTCAGTAAAATCTTCTAACTCATCGAGCACTGCATACTCCACTCTCTTTTCCTGATCCAGCTCATTCTCCTCATCCTTCTTATCAGCACTCTCACCCCCTATGCCTACCCCGTCACCAACACTCCCGCCAAAGGGACAAGCATGCACGTCCCCAATGACAGGGCTAAGGAGCAGACCGCACTCCGCCCGCACGTCGCGCTCTGCTCCTGTGTACAGCACCTTCCTGTCCTTACTCCTGCAGCTCTCGGTAAAGCTCACGCTAATCTTTACATCCTTAAGCAACTTAAGGTCAGGGGAGAACTTCCGGACCGCAGGTGCGTGCCGGGCGGTGCGCGGGCTGTGGCCACTACAGTTCGGGTCTATGAGGAGGCGGCCCTTAGAGAAGGATCCTTTGGAGAGAAGAGAAGCTCCGTAGAAGTTGAAGGGGTCCTCGGCAGGGAGTTCGGACTGTCCATCACCACCAGAGCCAACGTCCATTACCTCTGCACCACTGGACGTTTGCAGGGGAGGTGGTGGAGACTGCTCACGGGGCAGCGCTTGGAAGGGGCGAGCTCGGCTCTCCATCACCGCTTCTCCTGCGGGCCCACACGGGAGCGGAGAGGGGCTCTCATCTGTCTCCATATTAAAAGCGCTTAAGACTAGTTTACAAGACCAGAGTTTTACAAGCCCTCACATAAATCTACACAGCTAACATGCAAAAGTCCGCTGAGACCCAGGCGCATCCTGCCGCGCTGTGCGCTGGCGGCTTAGTCAAGCTGGCCACATTGCTCTTTTCATTAATGTAGACAGCTTTTAGAACCACTGCCTCAATTATTGGAAATCACAATGCACTCAGCTTAAGTGATTGGCGACTAAGCGAGTCTGTCTTCATGCCGGAGTGGCACCTTTCTTCTTCTACctgcaaagaaatttaaaaatatcatcacAAAATGACAGAAACCTTCCACTTCCCTGGTACCAAGTTAAAAGTCAAGCACTATTAACAGCACAGTAAAGGGCTTCAAATAATATTCCCTAAGAGGACCTTTCAGGCATCAGAACAAATTAaccttactttttttcttcagaaCCTGAATTATAACTTAAgtccaaaattaaatattttgttaactgCCCACTTTAATTCCTACTTCAGAAACACAAAAACTATATAATCATAAGGctcaaaaagtattttaaaaatttacactaAACCCCACCACAGCATTCTTCTAACTCAGATAAGCAAGCATGCGGTGGGAGGCACCCTTTCTGGAACACACAGAAGGCACGTGGCCTCCCTCAGGCCACTAGAGCACAGCAATCCACTCACCTGAAAGGGCTGGGTCAGTCAGAGGGCGAGCGCGAGACCCTCAGCTCAACTCTGCGGCACTAGGGGCCTCAGAGGCATGGCCAGGCGCTCTGCTACTCAGGGACCCCAGGGCTCTCCTGGGCCCACAGGGTAGCACGTGGACGGGGACAGTGATGCAGCGTGCTGAGGTCACCAGAGGTGGCAGCATAGTTCTGTTCCCGATGGAGGAGAGGGGTGGGTGGCTGTGGGGAAGGGACCTGCCAGGATTTGGGGTGGGGAGCCACAAGAGACAGCTGGAgccgaggcacagagaggcctGGGTGCCATCTGCAGCCTGTTCCGCCCTAGGGACAATAAGGAGCCACTGAAGGTGAAGCGACTCTCATGCCACAAGTAGGTTTCTGCTTGAGAGAGGAGACCCACAGCTGTGCCAGGCAGAAGCAACTGCACCCGAGGCACGGGGACAGTCCTCCAGGCCAGAGGACAAAGGTGTAAAAGAGGCCCAGGCAATGGGCCAAGAACAGTGTCACAGAACTGACCGCACTTGTTGACCCAGTGGAGGTGGAGAGCAGAGAAAAGAGGGAACTAAAGACAAGGAAGGACACCCAAATTCCAGCATGCAGGCAGGAGCCTGGCGAGGAGAACGGAGGGGACCTCCAGGCAGGCTCTGAAGGTGCCGAGGTCACAACTCTGGAGCCATGACTGGCCCAGATACGGAAGGCCAAGATCCACTGAGGAGGTAGTCGCCAAACCCACAGGAGGAAGGCCGCCCCGAGATGAGGGTTAAGGACGAAACTGTAGGAAGCCTTACTACAGATGAAGCATGAAGAAAGGGACAACATGAAGCAGGGAAGATGGGTCTAAGGGGGCAGCCAGAAAACCTTGCATCAGAGCAGGAGGAGCACATGcagacacacgcacatgcacactcacagaACGTGCACAGGAAcacgcatgcatgcacatgcGTGCACACCAGTAAAGATGCACACATGCAAACCGCACTGCATGACATAACATCCTCCCAAGATTCCCAGAAAGAACAGGAGATGCAGACATCACGCATTTAACAAGGGATAGGGCATGGTGGCTGTACTTCGAAGGGGACATGACATGAAAACCAGAGACTAGTTTAGGTTTACTCAATacattgaacaactatccactgGCAATCTACTCTGAGGAACGCACTACATGGACAAGAGACAAGGTTACAGGGCCTGGACACACTGGCAGGGCAATGACCACTGTGCTGTCACCCCATTTCCTGGATTCTAGGATGTCCTAACATTTCTGAATCCAATGGGAATTTCACACAGTACATCTCGAAAGATGTGTCCATCAAAGGTGCTAAGGATCCAAGAAACACAGCACATAACTGACTATGATCCAGAAAACACAGCACATAACTGACTATGATCCAGGAAACACAGCACATAACTGACTATAAAGTGCCGAAGACGCTCAGGAGGCTGTGGGCAGCAACCAGGCAGGCATGAGGAACACTAAGTGGGGTGAGGTCAGTCTCCTGACAACCAAGAAAGACCATTTCAGAGAACAGACCGAGGGGTCAATGCGCCCAGTGCCACAGATTACCAGACACCTCAGAACCTGGCAGTCCCATGGAGACCCTGGTGAGTCAATCCGTGATTTTGGGACACAAAAAGCTACATGAAGAAGCTACAAGGAGCAGGGGATTAGAGACCAACAGTGTGGCGGAATGGGGAAGCCTGCTACCACAGAAGGCAAAGCAGCAGCCAGAGTAGACATTCCAAGCAAAGGTGCTAATAGGGGCTGAGCAGCGGCCCTGAAGAAATGCACAGCAGGGAAGCCTGGAGCCGTGCAAGTGAGTGAGCTCCTTGGGAAAGCAGGAAACCTGCCCGGTCCCAGAGCTCAGTGGTGGGCAGTCCTGGTCAAGTTCCTTCCTCCCCCCTACAAGCTTTCTCCattcattacacacacacacaccatcctaGATGCTGCAGACACAAAGTGGACAAAACCCTGCTCTACAGAGCTCACATTTTAGTGGGGGTGATGGACCACTAACAACTAAGAAGAGTATGTACACTGTCACATGCCAAGAAGTAgtcaagcaaaaacaaaacaaggaaagcGCTTGAAGAAGGGGAGGCAGTTTTAGGAAGGAGGATCCAAGAAGGCCTCATGGCCTGCGTCCACGTGAAGGCAGAGGAGTAAGCCAGGTGGGTaacagggctgggaggaggggaagtTCCAGGTGACACTAAGAGGAAAACCAGAGGGCTGGGGTCAGGAATGTGGTGTGGCCAGCTGGGGCAGTGTGCTGAGGGAATGTGACAGTGGGCCAGATCCATGAGGGCAGATGGATCAGGGTTGGTCCTCCGAGGCTGCTGCCAGGACGTTGGCTTTTAGTGAGAGAGATGGGCCACAGGAAAGGAAGGCCCACGCAGTGGCATCAGCTGATTCCAGAATAGCGGTGGCAACCAACCCTCagccaggccctgttctaagcacttt harbors:
- the DGCR8 gene encoding microprocessor complex subunit DGCR8 isoform X1 codes for the protein METDESPSPLPCGPAGEAVMESRARPFQALPREQSPPPPLQTSSGAEVMDVGSGGDGQSELPAEDPFNFYGASLLSKGSFSKGRLLIDPNCSGHSPRTARHAPAVRKFSPDLKLLKDVKISVSFTESCRSKDRKVLYTGAERDVRAECGLLLSPVIGDVHACPFGGSVGDGVGIGGESADKKDEENELDQEKRVEYAVLDELEDFTDNLELDEEGAGGFTAKAIVQRDRVDEEALNFPYEDDFDNDVDALLEEGLCAPKKRRTEEKYGGDSDHPSDGETSVQPMMTKIKTVLKSRGRPPTEPLPDGWIMTFHNSGVPVYLHRESRVVTWSRPYFLGTGSIRKHDPPLSSIPCLHYKKMKDNEEREQSSDLTPSGDVSPVKPLSRSAELEFPLDEPDSMGADPGPPDEKDPLGAEAAPGALGQVKAKVEVCKDESVDLEEFRSYLEKRFDFEQVTVKKFRTWAERRQFNREMKRKQAESERPILPANQKLITLSVQDAPTKKEFVINPNGKSEVCILHEYMQRVLKVRPVYNFFECENPSEPFGASVTIDGVTYGSGTASSKKLAKNKAARATLEILIPDFVKQTSEEKPKDSEELEYFNHISIEDSRVYELTSKAGLLSPYQILHECLKRNHGMGDTSIKFEVVPGKNQKSEYVMACGKHTVRGWCKNKRVGKQLASQKILQLLHPHVKNWGSLLRMYGRESSKMVKQETSDKSVIELQQYAKKNKPNLHILSKLQEEMKRLAEEREETRKKPKMSIVASAQPGGEPLCTVDV
- the DGCR8 gene encoding microprocessor complex subunit DGCR8 isoform X2, encoding METDESPSPLPCGPAGEAVMESRARPFQALPREQSPPPPLQTSSGAEVMDVGSGGDGQSELPAEDPFNFYGASLLSKGSFSKGRLLIDPNCSGHSPRTARHAPAVRKFSPDLKLLKDVKISVSFTESCRSKDRKVLYTGAERDVRAECGLLLSPVIGDVHACPFGGSVGDGVGIGGESADKKDEENELDQEKRVEYAVLDELEDFTDNLELDEEGAGGFTAKAIVQRDRVDEEALNFPYEDDFDNDVDALLEEGLCAPKKRRTEEKYGGDSDHPSDGETSVQPMMTKIKTVLKSRGRPPTEPLPDGWIMTFHNSGVPVYLHRESRVVTWSRPYFLGTGSIRKHDPPLSSIPCLHYKKMKDNEEREQSSDLTPSGDVSPVKPLSRSAELEFPLDEPDSMGADPGPPDEKDPLGAEAAPGALGQVKAKVEVCKDESVDLEEFRSYLEKRFDFEQVTVKKFRTWAERRQFNREMKRKQAESERPILPANQKLITLSVQDAPTKKEFVINPNGKSEVCILHEYMQRVLKVRPVYNFFECENPSEPFGASVTIDGVTYGSGTASSKKLAKNKAARATLEILIPDFVKQTSEEKPKDSEELEYFNHISIEDSRVYELTSKAGLLSPYQILHECLKRNHGMGDTSIKFEVVPGKNQKSEYVMACGKNKRVGKQLASQKILQLLHPHVKNWGSLLRMYGRESSKMVKQETSDKSVIELQQYAKKNKPNLHILSKLQEEMKRLAEEREETRKKPKMSIVASAQPGGEPLCTVDV